The following proteins are co-located in the Massilia litorea genome:
- a CDS encoding 5-(carboxyamino)imidazole ribonucleotide synthase, with product MSNKSQSQGGAFLPSANPPTWLGVMGGGQLGRMFAHAAQAMGFKVAVLEPAVHCPAGEVAERLINADYTDSIALGQLSALCAAVTTEFENVPADSMNLLAHGSFVAPAGSCVSIAQDRVLEKRFFVECAPLSGVMPAPHKVIASNEDIDAIDDALLPGILKTVRMGYDGKGQVRVKTREDVRAAFAAMNGVTCLLEKMLPLAYEVSVLTARGADGQSVVYPIAENVHRDGILFTTTVPGPNVTAECAQRAQDAARAIVAQLGYVGVLCIEFFVLEDGSLVVNEMAPRPHNSGHYTIDACVTSQFAQQVRAMAKLPLGDVRQHSPAVMLNILGDVWFEGDQVREPAWDRVLALPGAFLHLYGKDDPRRGRKMGHVTFVAPTLAEASAQLLAACAILGIAP from the coding sequence ATGAGTAACAAGAGTCAATCGCAGGGAGGCGCCTTCCTGCCCAGCGCCAATCCGCCCACCTGGCTCGGCGTGATGGGCGGCGGCCAGCTCGGCCGCATGTTCGCCCACGCCGCCCAGGCCATGGGTTTTAAAGTCGCCGTGCTGGAACCGGCCGTGCATTGCCCTGCCGGCGAGGTTGCCGAGCGCCTGATCAACGCCGATTACACCGACAGCATCGCCCTCGGCCAGTTGTCCGCCCTCTGCGCGGCCGTGACGACCGAGTTCGAGAACGTCCCGGCCGACAGCATGAACCTGCTGGCGCACGGCAGTTTTGTTGCGCCCGCCGGCAGCTGCGTCTCGATCGCCCAGGACCGGGTGCTGGAGAAACGGTTCTTCGTCGAGTGCGCGCCGCTGTCCGGCGTGATGCCGGCGCCGCACAAGGTGATCGCCTCCAATGAAGACATCGACGCCATCGACGATGCGCTGCTGCCGGGCATCCTGAAAACGGTGCGCATGGGCTATGACGGCAAGGGACAAGTGCGCGTCAAAACCCGCGAGGACGTGCGCGCGGCCTTCGCGGCCATGAACGGTGTGACCTGCCTGCTCGAGAAAATGCTGCCGCTGGCCTATGAGGTGTCGGTGCTGACGGCGCGCGGTGCGGACGGGCAATCGGTCGTCTATCCGATCGCCGAGAACGTGCACCGCGACGGCATCCTGTTCACGACCACCGTGCCGGGACCGAATGTGACGGCCGAGTGCGCGCAACGCGCTCAGGATGCGGCGCGCGCCATCGTCGCCCAGCTCGGCTATGTCGGCGTGCTGTGCATCGAGTTCTTCGTGCTGGAGGACGGCTCGCTGGTCGTCAACGAAATGGCCCCGCGTCCGCACAACAGCGGGCACTACACGATCGACGCCTGCGTCACCAGCCAGTTCGCCCAGCAGGTGCGGGCGATGGCGAAGCTGCCGCTGGGCGATGTCCGCCAGCATTCGCCCGCCGTCATGCTCAACATCCTGGGCGATGTCTGGTTCGAGGGCGACCAGGTGCGCGAACCCGCCTGGGACCGCGTGCTGGCGCTGCCGGGCGCCTTCTTGCACCTGTACGGCAAGGACGATCCGCGCCGCGGCCGCAAGATGGGCCACGTGACCTTCGTCGCGCCGACCCTGGCCGAGGCCTCGGCGCAATTGCTGGCTGCCTGCGCCATCCTGGGAATCGCACCGTGA